Part of the Phoenix dactylifera cultivar Barhee BC4 unplaced genomic scaffold, palm_55x_up_171113_PBpolish2nd_filt_p 001710F, whole genome shotgun sequence genome, CCAAACAGTAAGGTGATggcttaaaaagaaaaactgacATGGTGTGTAGAATTCACATGGTATATTGACATTGTCTTGATTAATCTTTTCCTCATAAGGTATCTAAATTTGGATGTTATTTAAGATGCTAGCCCGCTGACATAACTCATTGGTACTTGATATTCTGTAAGTTTAACCATGTGCTTAGACACACTTTTTATAGGTATGGGATTACACAGGGTTGGGCTACACAAGGTATAATGCCAGAGATGTGGGCAAAGAATGTCTTGGGTATGTTGACATATCTGTAGATTTCAATAATTATCATTGAAGCTGTTCTGACTGATAATTTTTAAGACTTTCTGTGATTTAGATGCGTGGTGGAGAACAAAGTGCTCGGCAATTCTCTTTTGTTGTGCTTACAGGTAATCATTCcatcaaatatatttttgtgcGATAATAtaacctatttatttaaatctGTGCTGGATTGTTGTTTTTAATGTCGCATTTAATGAGCTACAAATGACTTCTGCTTCCTTTCTGTAGCTGCTTTCTGCTGGTCCTTTACATTAAAACTAACaggcatttttttttctgatggtCATTAAGGAGCTAATTTGCGAAAATGTTCCATTCCCTTTTGTGATTGTCCAATATAATTTTAGTCACCATCATAGTCTACTTGCCTCAATATGGTTCATGTAacaaatagaaaatatattccATATATACATGTAAACCTTTCATCCTTGTTCTCTCTATGGATGATAACTAGAGAGTTGCCTATCAGGAGAAGCATTTGGTCATAGGGCTTTCTAATTAGCTAATGAAAGAATTTGGGATTAGGCACCGATAACATTTTAGCATGGTTGTGAAGGGGGAAATGAGAATCTATCTTAATATGCTTGGTCTACTCATGGAACATGTGATCTTTGGCACAAGGTATGACACTATGGTTGGTTGCTGTAAAGGGGTGTTGGTGAGGAGAGAAAAGTATGTGCTAACAAGGCACCAAGCCAAATAAGCTATGCTAGTGATGGCTTTGGAAAGTCAGTAGGCTTCAAAACATGGACGAATGAGAATGTCATGTTTTTCTGGTGTTctaaaagataagaaaattGTTGAGCAAGTTTGGAAAAGTGATTGCTAGATGATTCATTAAATCAtagctgttgcccaaggtgacaacccaagaggggggggggggtgaattgggttttctaaaaattatgttccctaatttttactttgaatagaatgcagcggaatgataagatgttatttacttaagctctaggcaattacaagtaaagcagtggaaaattaagctagagcaattatactatggctttagggtgcaattgatttaaaattaacttatagttgtatgatcaattttaatctatgtgtatggtaagaatggagtggaagctaagcaaattctaaacaatcacttgtaactctatagaaaacaaagctagagatattacacaatcaagcatgaatgtaaggcatgaaatacaagagataaggcatcacaaacacaaagatgtatagtggttcggtgcaccccagcacctacatccactccccaagatctcttgggaatttcactataatccctcagattacagtcggttgttttacaagctcacaacccaacttgttgttttgcgagatcacaacgaactcggtcggttttcacaggctcaccgactagaaccaaccgattgttttcacgggctcacaatccaacccagttggtttttccaaaggctcaccaaccacaagcttacaacgattgttttccgggtttacaatcaacccagttggttttcccaaaggctcaccaaccacaaccttacaaccaaggtctgctgaaccgacctgtaccggtcggttcagcccgtaccggaccggtgccgactggcaccggtccggtacaggggtataaaacggttccgacccaaacAGGGTCGGAATCGATTGGTTCTGTACCtggaccggtgcgaaccggcccggttcgcgccggtacaagccggtaccggtgcgaaccggcccggtacaagccggtaccggtgcgaaccggcccggttcgcaccggtccaAGCCACACTTTCCCCGCGCGGGGGTGCGCAGGGAAGAGCGCCCGCGCGCGGGGAAGAGCGCCCACGCAGCTGGAGCCCGCGTGGGCCTCTTAAATGccacatttgtttttttttttgaaaaacgcGCGCGGATGCGCGAGCGGAGAACGCGCGCCCGCGCGCGATTCCCCGCGTAGGAATCGCGCCCGCGCGTGATTCCCTGCGGGGCACCGGGCCCACGTGGGCTGCCAGCCCGCGtgggggcattaaatgccacagagtggcattaaatgccactctgtggcatttgacgcgtccgcgcgcgtccgcggacgcgcgcggacgcatttttttttaaattgggaAACGCGCGCGAGCGGAGCGCGCGCCCGCGCGCGTTTCCCCGCATAGGAAACGCGCCCGCGCGCGATTCCCAGCAGGGAATCGCGCCCGAGCGCGGTTCCCCGCGCGGGGCACCGTGCCCACGCGGGCTGGCTGGCAGCCCGCGtgggggcattaaatgccacagagtggcattaaatgccactctgtggcatttgaaGCGTACGCGCGGACGCGCGCGGACgcgttttgttgtttttttttaatttccgcTCGCGCGTCTGCGCGCGCGgctccggttcggtaccggttccaagccggtaccgaaccggaaccGTACCGATGCCGGTGCTCACCGGTACGCCGGTACAATCGGTTCTGCGAACCTtgcttacaacgttggtttttcctttggctcaccaacaaaccttaaccccttgattcaatcccttgattgaatcaagttacaagatattagaacaagaatttaaaacaaatacaagcttcttaaacaagcaaatatagcaatgtaaacaagtagagtaaagagaagaagccctcaaacaaatttgtagatgaaggaactcggcttcttctttacttgaccctcttctgatttagcACGAGGTAgaagatcactgaggcagcacacagttgaagaggaagctttgggattcacttggatgctcttcttctctctcttttactttgaatggcccttttgtgcttttggaagattttccttgtaatctctttgaaatctcttccctaaatgttctctcccacttccatcctttctttcctagctctcctcttgattttatagctttagagggagtggaaacaaaaatctagccgttagagacaaaaatagagccgttggaatcaagaaaaaactagccgttatgcctcccagcgtgctggagtcgactcggctgaagtaggagtcgactcggctgaaacaggagtcacttgtgaatagtagtctgtcggcactgtagctaggagtcgactccgcactgtagcgctgaagttggagtcgactcgagcactgtagtgctgaaaatcaactctctgtctttttgtctgctctcagttggagtcgactcgcagagtcccggagtcgactcgagcactgttccttgaaactccagagtgccagagtcgactctgaacttccaggagtcgactcgaggactattcttttgaatctttctttgaatttgctcctccaatttgaatcctttgaacttgaaacttgggccaatgaagtgtagctttcttccaactcttcttgagagcttttgaggccttcttgtatttatccaacttgctatgttccttgcaatacaaattatctttcttcttgcaacacacacattagtatttatacttcaaggttttgtgatcatcaaaatcaatctttaaatcaatctttgggtcatcaatagcCTACACAATATTTGAGCAAAGCCAAGGGGAATaaagtggtggtggtgggggaCTTCTATGAGATTCTTCATGGCACCACAATACAACCAAAAATCCAGAAAATAGCGTCATGTGGAATTGTGCAAAGTGAAACATATTTAAACAACCACATAGAAAGGGTGTACGGTATACAAGAGTACTTGCAGATTGTTAATTTTGTCATAATGTACAAAGTCTTACCTTCAGGTGGATGTAATttaatctgattcttaatttggAGGTTTCTTTTTACaactaattaattttttattaattagataaaCTAACATAATTCTATTAACATATAGGAGCCAAGTAGATTCATAAGAAATTAACGTGATCTGGGAATGGAAATTTGTTAAGTACATAAAGAACTTAAACTTTTTGTCCAGCCAAATATTCCGATCATTATCAGTACATTTTTAGTTGTTCttatgaaaaacagaaaacgtCCGGTAGTCCAATAGAACAACACAAATTCGATATTCCACCAGGAAGTGGATAAACAAATGTGATCCCTTTCTTTATGTGAGAGTTCAGAAATATAAAAACTTTGCTGACAGTTCAAAATAATCTAGTCTTTcatgcaaaaagaaaatttcagtttttttgttaaaatatgTTAATGGTTCAAAGTAAATGAAACATATTGCATCTATTAACTATGGGTGTCCATTTTTGCAAGCTTATTCATTTTCACTGGCATCATTGTTTCCTGGAATTTATCTCAATAGCATACAACATGTAAATGATGACAATAAATAATAATGATACCTTGTCTGATAAATGACTGCCTATCTGTTAGAAGTACAGATTATTATTGATTCTATTCACCTCTCTTAAGGCTTCCAAAATTATATCATAGCAGGAAAAAGACTTCGAGAAGACAGTCTACCCTGCCAGATTAACATCTATGAGTTTCCAGTCAAAATATCCGTCTGCTGGAACAGCTACTTATCAAGCAGGCAATAAGAGCACTTCATCAGGAACAACTCTGTCTGATGATACTTCTGAACAAATCCATCATGATCATTTGGTGAAGTTGGACCTGAGTAATGGAAAGAGCCTCCACGCAAAATTGGTGGTAATTGTTAACTCCAGTCATTGATCCTTTCCAGTCAATGTCCGTGGAGATGTTAAACTTTTGACAATAAACTCTTGGCTGATAATCAAATGTTACATAGAAATGTACCTTTAGGGTGGCAATGGAGTTCTTGTTTGTTCCTTTTCTCAATGAAACCATGGAGCCAATCTTATCTATTAGGTTCATTACAGGTTGGAGCTGATGGTGCCAAGTCACACGTTAGGGAGATAGCTGGATTGAAGACTACTTGCTGGAATTATTCACAAAGTGCAGTTATATGTACAGTTGAGCATACTGTGGAAAATCATTGTGCGTGGCAGAGATTTCTGCCTTCTGGTCCAATTGCACTCTTACCTATAGGTGACAAGTTTAGCAATATTGTGTGGACAATGGGTCCAGAGGAATCTTTGCACCATAAATCAATGAGCGAGGATGATTTTGTAAAGGCAGTGAACCATGCTCTGCATTATGGTTACGGCCCTTATCCCCAGTCAAGTATTCTTGATCGTTACATGGAGAGATTTTCTTGGGTTACTGGTCATGGGACTCCATCAACAACAGAATACTTTGAGGTGCCACCCAAAGTTACAAATGTGGTCTCAGAAAGAATGGCTTTTCCTCTATCACTAATGCATGCTCATGATTATGCATCAGAACAAGTGGTGCTTATTGGTGATGCAGCACATACAGTCCATCCTTTAGCTGGTCAGGGTGTCAATTTAGGGTTTGGAGATGCATCTGCTTTAGCAAAGGTTATTGCTGAAGGTCTAAAAGTGGGCACTGACCTCGGACAGGTATTAACCCAATTTttagtaattttaattttgactTGAAGTTTAATTAATTCTTATTCTAGGCTAGGATATTATAGACTAGATCAAATGTTGCAGTACTATGCTGTAATATGGCcttcatttgaaattatttCTACTAAATTCTGTTAATATAATTGCTGCAATGGAGTACTacaagattaagttcattcatGAGATTTATATTGTATATTTTATTGCATGTTATCTTGAAACTTCAATTTTAGTGGCTTCTACGATGCCTACACTTATAAGGTAAGACAGGACACTACATGATACTCCAAAAATGGAGTATCCTGTTTAAGTTAGCAAGAAGTGTgggcatttgttttttttttttctggatgtCCTATTAAAAAATGCCTTACTACAATTGGTGACACTTCAGAACTATACTACCAATATTAGTTTAAACTGCTCACACTCTTCTAGTGTGCCATACCCATTTTTGCCTTTTTGTTTAATGTTGTTACAACATatgtaaattttctttaattaaaaatattagtgTTAAGTTTCACTTTCCATCAACAATaagatatttatttttcctaCGACCGTAAATTGTATTCCTCAGGAGTGTCCCTTCATCAATAGTTTTGGTGGTTAAAGTGTTGAAAACTTTGGGGTACCTGGACACTTGGTCCTGTGCCATGAACTGGTAATTCTTTTGCATAAGGAAGCTTAATGACTGTTTATGTTGCAGTTTTGTCTCTCTTGTGCAAATAAAAAATTctgtaatattattttttcattaTAGTCATTCTTTTAGACCATTATACATTGTcgctagtttgcttctttcatATGGTGGACTCTGAATTTGGTCTTCTATAGATTTGTTTAAAGTTAAATCTTATAATGTAGGGTATGATGCTTATTCCTGAATGAAATCTGTTCCGCGTATAAGATTTTCATCTTTCTGAGTTCTAGGCACAAACCTATGCATTTATAGCCCCCACATGGTCATGCAGAGAATCATATGACTAGTTGGCATTAGAGGTATCGACACTCATAGCTTCATGTTAATTcattctctagcaatttagatTAAATCTCACTACCTCCTAGATATGCAGTCAATTAGTAGCGGTACTGGATTAGCAAACTCTAGCATTAATTGGTTTTCATAACCAGAACCATCAAGCCCTTGTCTTAACCACTTGTGGTTGGCTTTCTGAATCCTTATTTACCAATTATTCCTATTTAGGGCAACCTCTAGTGTTACAGGAGATTCCTCAAGTGTTCATCAGGTCTGTATTTGGATCAATTTTGCAGTTCGACATGCTTCTTATGACTGACTGTAATAATACATCAAATCTGTACCTTTTAAACCAGGCTTGGGACTGGTGTCAGCAGTGTCAAATGTCAGCTACATGCTTTTTTGTGAACTCTGCTAGCATGGAGAAATGAAAACTCGCCTAATGTTTTATAAGTTCAAATGCAGT contains:
- the LOC120109002 gene encoding ubiquinone biosynthesis monooxygenase COQ6, mitochondrial-like isoform X1, which encodes MMAALSTLLVKRGIARKLVPIVYTLHVIPRRNFCNAVAGGGAHSNQRVEKPQDCEEKVEVTTKSGQHDIAIVGGGMVGLALACALSSIPLTKHLSVAIIDSNPALGLRTWLKKDDIPDSRVSTVTPATISFFEEIGAWEYVKQQRHAFFDQMQVWDYTGLGYTRYNARDVGKECLGCVVENKVLGNSLLLCLQEKDFEKTVYPARLTSMSFQSKYPSAGTATYQAGNKSTSSGTTLSDDTSEQIHHDHLVKLDLSNGKSLHAKLVVGADGAKSHVREIAGLKTTCWNYSQSAVICTVEHTVENHCAWQRFLPSGPIALLPIGDKFSNIVWTMGPEESLHHKSMSEDDFVKAVNHALHYGYGPYPQSSILDRYMERFSWVTGHGTPSTTEYFEVPPKVTNVVSERMAFPLSLMHAHDYASEQVVLIGDAAHTVHPLAGQGVNLGFGDASALAKVIAEGLKVGTDLGQLSLLKQYEKERKAANVTMMAILDGFQKAYSVDLGPINLLRAAAFHGAQYIGPLKKNIMSYAMGEQKWPLFS
- the LOC120109002 gene encoding ubiquinone biosynthesis monooxygenase COQ6, mitochondrial-like isoform X2 codes for the protein MTSPLLVEAWWAWPLHVHYVASIPLTKHLSVAIIDSNPALGLRTWLKKDDIPDSRVSTVTPATISFFEEIGAWEYVKQQRHAFFDQMQVWDYTGLGYTRYNARDVGKECLGCVVENKVLGNSLLLCLQEKDFEKTVYPARLTSMSFQSKYPSAGTATYQAGNKSTSSGTTLSDDTSEQIHHDHLVKLDLSNGKSLHAKLVVGADGAKSHVREIAGLKTTCWNYSQSAVICTVEHTVENHCAWQRFLPSGPIALLPIGDKFSNIVWTMGPEESLHHKSMSEDDFVKAVNHALHYGYGPYPQSSILDRYMERFSWVTGHGTPSTTEYFEVPPKVTNVVSERMAFPLSLMHAHDYASEQVVLIGDAAHTVHPLAGQGVNLGFGDASALAKVIAEGLKVGTDLGQLSLLKQYEKERKAANVTMMAILDGFQKAYSVDLGPINLLRAAAFHGAQYIGPLKKNIMSYAMGEQKWPLFS